agacaatttcatgttttccatgaaaactcccacttttatccatgtactaacataactgcacaagggttttctaatcatcaatgagcctttcagcaccattagctaacacaatgtagcattagaacacaggagtgatggttgctggaaatgttcctctgtacctctatggagatattccattaaaaatcagctgtttccagctacaatagtcatttaccacattaacaacatctagactggatttatcattcatttaatgtcatcttcattgcaaaaaaaaaaatgcttttctttcaaaaataaggacatttctaaatgacccaaaacttttgaacagttttccacataaaagtctgtttttaaacTTACCTTTTTGCCTTCttgaaaaaagactaaaaatagtttaaaaaaggtttgaaatgtttttgggagggactaaaaaggaaaaagtgcaCCAGGATGAATTTTACTCACTTCCCTAAAAGTGTTTCAGATCAGTCCAGTGTTAAACCGGTGAGCTATTCTCGTTTAAACCTGGTTGGTTAGTGTGGTTACTACGGTTACTACTCCCCTGGTTAGCTGGTTCCTGTTTTACTCAGCCATGACTCACACTGGACTAGTCCTGGCATGTTCTGTAGGAGCCCTATGATaaaatcagctgctgctgtgggtTCAGACATGAACATAGGCTGCTGCTGACCCAGCCCTGGTCGGCCCTGATAGGCCCAGTTAGCTTAGACTGTGACAGCCAGGCCAGTCTAGTCTTGACATGTCTGAGCGTCTCTATAAGAGGCTGAAccactgctgctctgctctcacTGCACTTTATCTGCTTTTCTTGCACAGGATGAGCTGCTGATACAGTTTTCTCTGTAAATACTGGTAagaaattttctttttatttattcacggCACATGAtaagtaaatgttaaaaactgctgtgaaaactcactttttatcacgttattttacacatttttgttgttaaaaactGCAGAGTTCACTTATTCTTCTAGCATAAACATGAGTCACTTCCAGCAGCGtcttaaatatattatttacaaTATCATCCTCTGCAATATCTGAAGTTGTACATATAGAAGAATTTGtacaatatgtttatttttattttttcctccgATGTTTCTGCACTTTTGCACTGTGAACTTTGATGCTATAAAACTGCAATTTTCACCGCTGTGGCATGAATAAAAGCTTAtctgaaattacattaaaattcaagtcatttttatgCAGTTGTAAGacagaaattcaacattttaaaggcCTTCCTGAGTTAAATGTGTGTGAAACAAGACATTAACAGAAAgttaacaatataaaaaaaaaaaaaacgaaataaTTTGGCTATATAAAGGCTTTGTACAGGGATTTTTCacatgttcttgttttgtttgcctGAGAAAGTTTGACAAatgaattttttgtgtttttaaatagtcaataattaaaataatcagttgTACCCCTGGTGTGAGTTAAAGATTTTAAGAAAAAGCAACTTAAAATGAGTCATTTCTGCTTTAGTTCGACAGGTTAGTCATTAAAATCATCTTTTTAAGTTGAGCCATAAAAGCAGGTCCtgcaaatgtgatgttttattcaacttattatatatttttgtaaattggTTCGCCAACTGTTGCAGTGGATTATCTGCTGAATATAACTCCAAATACTGCAGTTCTGGTAGTACTAGCTGTCGGGCTCAGTACAAAATGTACAACTACATGTAAAGCTAATATGGCCACAGCTGATGTTTTCTACAGTTTTGAGGTGTGAATTTGTAATATTTCCAGCTTGTTTTCTGTCCGATACTTTGccagagaggaagaaataaccaaaaaaatgaaacaggaagtgttaaCTGAAGCAGAGTAGGAGGGTGAAACTCAGCTGTTTGACACATGACTCCTGTTCACTGTATTGATCTTCACATTAGTCTGTAATGTGTGGTGacctgttgtttgtttgtttgtttgtttgtttgtttgcaggaTCGGTCACCTTCACCATGTCAGCTGACAGGGAGGTCAACGCCGACATGGCCGACGACAACAAACTGGTGAGGAGCTTCTTTACCGGCTGCTAGCTGTTCAACAGAGGTGGAAATAGacatattttggatgaatttatGAGTATTTTTGATCTGTAGTTTTACTAAAGCATGCATTACACTTTGTAGTCTACGTCGCTGCATTTAAAGTCATTATTTGCTACTGAGCAGGTACAATATCTGAACGTTTTACCTGCCTTTTTATAGCTAACAAGGCTGTCAGTTAGCAAAAAGGCTAATGGAAATATTGACACACCGACTGCAAAAAAATACTGTTGCAGGCACAGTTtaggatttaaaaaaactaacttCTCTACAAAGTTAGGTAGACTTTGTTTACCCAGAAAATAATCTCCTGCTAAACCTAAAAAACAGTTTAGAAAATGGAGGTAAGCTAGCACTTGGAGGCCGTCGCTTTCTTATTTGCATCACGTTGGCAGAAATTTATAGAGTTTATAGAGCCggttaaaatgcagttttagttttcttttaactctctgaactccagacagttcagtgttttttgctcctgtttcatttttcctcactgtggttcatttttcactgcaatataaaatcctgaacctccatggaaacaacaGCCACGACTAGATTGAAAGAACCTGTCGTCGGTGCAGCAGTTAGAGAGTCACTAAAAATCGAGTATAGTTGGAATTTCTTTGAATGTTTACTTTCTAAAAAATTGACAAAGCTGCAAAGtgttatataataaaaaaaaatggtaactAAATACTGTAGAGAAGCTGTTTGATCAGAACTTTTTGCATTTTCGCTACCTCTAAAAACTTTTcttctctactctgctcatcatctgtagaaagatgtttcaccatgctgaatgtatctccaacaactttctcctctgttcactggttctgagccatgatgcatttattttattcatccagtagctttgattttcctctctgtagaaacactgcctgcagttcatgtGAATATTTACTGAATTTTAGTCTCGTCACTGTAGGTCTCAGCTCAGTCAGTCGTGCCTTTTTAGTTGTGCAGAGGAGCgcagaattttagtttttttttttttttaacagtatctGGTTAAAACCGTTCATTTTTAGTGAACTGACacgtagaatgaagtgattctgAGCATATTCTTGGTTGTTCTTACCACTAACcacagttcaaggactgtcgggAAGTAAAAAAGTCCAATGACTCACTCTGTTTGTGACTCATAAATGTGtcattgtggctttttttttttttttttaattaaggaaaacttttaaagcCCCCTCgagttcagaggtttaaaagaaaaaatcctgCTACGTCTGTCTTAGTTTGGTCAACTTATACCTTTTTATTATGTTGTCTTATTatacattaaccctcctgttgtcttcatttacaggcaccaaaaaatattgtttccttgtctgaaaaaaatccaaaaattcagcaaaaaaatccccaaatttcagaaaattcgttgatttttatgtgaatattcttaagaaacatttttaacatttctttttttccaccaaaactgttcaaagatttcccgaaaatgttgaaaatgtggacatcagacgtttcactgtgaaaatatattttttttctccatattttcGAACTTTAatacgggtcagtttgacccacaggacgacacaagggttaaacatCTGGAGTTAAAAAGTTACCAACACTGTCAGTAGTTTTTGAGAAGAATACTTTTATTCTTCAACACTGCAGTTCTCTTTCCATCCCTGATGTTTACTGACTGTTTACTAACTTCTTGTTtccctgtttgtgttttcaggtacGACCAAAAGTAGAGTTTTGTTCGTTACTTCAACATGCCGGAGCCACGAAAGATGTTTTCACCATGAAGGAGGTAAAAACTGTGGATTTAACCGATACTTTCTGTGATTTAGTCCAAATTTTCTGAGCTACTTTTTATGTTTAGTCATCATAGTTGAAGGAGTAATTGTGTTTGGGAGCAGTAGTCCCACTCAGATAAATGATAATAAGcaaataaactgatttttatGCACTTTTTATTAccttcagaaaagaaaaaattgaaTTACTTCTTGGTTTATTCTGATCTCAAAATGATTATTCGGGTACCACCACAACTGAATATTCAGATgtttgggtccagccctaatgcaaatatatatatatatttttttaagtataCAAAGgaagttaaaaatgtaaatgatgtgATGTCAAAAGCAAGCTTTTTTTaagaatagctggaatatgaaatgataaaaacttttcattacaaagacatttaaaaaaaaacgacctcactgagtcatttttgacccacttatgcatctaagagTTAAAAGCTTCCACTTCCTGTTGTCTGTAAACGTGTACAGACGTGTTCGACTCTAAATAAAGTCTCCTGGTCTCTGAGGAGCTGATTGGCTGTACATTTCTCCCATGATGCATCTGTGCTGGCCTCTCTGCAGGTGATGTTCTACCTGGGTCAGTACATCATCCAGAAGCAGCTGTACGaccagaagcagcagcacatcgTCCACTGTTCCCAGGATGCACTGGGGCGAGTCCTGGGGGTCGACAGCTTCTCCGTCAAAGAGCCTCggtgaggagaaagaaaaacgaTTGTTTAGTTCAGATTCTTAAGGggaaagaatcttttttttttcttccccactgAGATGAATAAatcttgtttctgtttcagagTTCTGTTTGCCATGATAACCAAGAACCTGGTGACTGTAAGAACCCAAGGTAAGCACACTTTATGTTCTTTATTTAGATTTTCCTCCTATTCTCctcttttcagcatttttttatcaCAAGTCGacactcagacaaaaaaaagcccTGATATTTTGTCAACTACACTTGAGAACCTCTTATTAATTAATTCTTGTTCCAAGAAAATGAACTCAATATTTAGCTGAAAATATTGTTTGAGCATCAATTATAACAGCTTCTAATGAAATTGTGCCCAAACAATAAACGATATTAAGTTAGAATAATTAACTTTTCCTCTACAATCAAAGGTATTTTTAATTGTTGGTaccataaacacaagttttatgttgtttgtaaAATTTAGTCGTTCCAAATAGTCattctgtgttatttaaaaGGATTTTCAAGTGTTGCGTATTTCTAAGTCTTTAAgttgacaaattttaaaaaatgaagttgcTTCGATGTGAAGAAAAGTTACTGAGCCAGTTTCATTAAATTACTTCAACctaaatttaagtttaaattacgcaatattaagttgatgcagaATTATTACGTCACCCaacccatcaaaataatgtttgaataattaatctaaatcagtaaattagatttCTAGCTTGGATCAGGTGGAAGCAGGCCCTTAAAGTACTTTTAAGAGTGCATATTTAGAAAACAAACCTAAGTAAAATGGGATttctaatattaatattatctgTTCAGCCTattaaagatgttaaaaatggtttgttgttttatttgtgaggAGGGGAGATTCCAGTGTTGCAGCAGGATTCAGAAAAATTCACAAACTATAGAGAAACTCCTGTAGCAGATAAAAACGGACTTGTTCCCTTAGAATCAGATGTTCGTATTAATGTACAGAACTGAATGTTAAATGTGCAGAATGTGCGTTTCAAGACATTTAAAGTCTGTTCTGTGGGAAGAATCGACCTTCTGTAACTGAAAGCTCTGAGTTTGTTGTTTGTCGCGTCGCCTCCAGCTGATGGTGAAAAACCTCAGAGCTTCTAAAGACGCTTTTATTTTACCAACAGCAGCGTTAATATTTACGGTCTGCTGCTTCTTCAAAACGTTTCTTTTTGTTGTAGACTTTTaagataaaagacaaaatgtcatTAATCCAGAAGCATATTCTAGTGCCAgatgttcagaaaaaaaaaaaaaactttcctccAATTTCCCtgattttagacacatttggttcattttctctcactgtgggctcatttttcctaACATCACATAAAACTGCTAAACTCATGAACCCACAGAACAAACTGATTGTTTACAGAGGAATAAATTTAGATTCATTCTTagttttaactcactgtggttcatttttcactgcaatataatcctgcacctctgtggaaacagaacaagtagagagaactcagaattCACATTTTCTTATAGTGAAAGGAAGTTAGAATACCATAAAGTGAATGAATTTccttgattattcattttactaAAACGTAACACGCCCAACATTTATCCAAGTACCAATAAAATAAGACactaattatttatattttccgTTTTTATTTTGTCGCTATATTTGTCTCCCCTCTGCTCTgtaaaaacactgcctgcagttcagccgaaagaAATGAATTTTTTAATCACTTATGGCTTCGCAATTGCATCGATTAAAAAATGAGACCTGTAGAAATAAGtgattttgaggaaatatcacagttttgtgatatttcagattcagatttgtttgtttttttttacatgattcgttccagaaatgtcagaaaattggaAATCgataattttgtctttttttatggtttctggttctgataaatggtgtcattagcgattttcagcatttttatttaaaaataacatgccTATTAGCCTTACTAGCTGGTTTTGGGGTTAACAGACGGCGGCAGCAGAGGGTGGAATGAATCAATCCAACATACAGACATTAGACTATAGGTGAACCATCCTGCTGCTCAGATTCTGACTAAACAAAcccgtttttgtcttttttctcctcAGAGTCAACAACAAACTCCAGTGAAGCTCACAGCAACAGCCAGCCAGACAGAGGAACAGAGGTTAGATAATACAGCTGTTTAACTGcaccacatttaaaacatttatccaACAGTCTGTGTTGTAATTGTTGCAGGATTTGGGttaaatatgttgtgaaaattaaaagaaacagcATGAAGTAACGTCTTTTCATGCTGCGTTTATTCTAACACAGTATTGTTTAAGAACTTGTTGCATGTGTTGTACTACAGGTCTGTTAGGTCTGGACAACAGCaaggaaaattaaaaatcactcatttttaaatgaagtttgGTGATAAAGTAATTTGTCCATTTAGTGTTTGAATGAGGGACTGAGTTTGTGTTTCAGATGAGATTTATTTATCTAGCAGCAGAGAAATTAGCAGCATCACAGCTTCAAAAACcagtagaaaaataagaaataaactggaaataaacataaatattgtTGATTTTGCACAAAATCCTCTCAATGTGGGTAAAAAACTATTGCGCAGGTTTAttctaaaaggagaaaaacattgattttGCAATTCTTGGTCCATGAGTAGGAACAAtgctaatattaaaaatactgataatcttCGTTATGCTGAAAAGAATGTACAAAATGTtcataatgcagttttaaatgctctgatctgacagtttttctgtgatttctaaagtctgacagcagcaggaaggaagaaCCTGCACTATTTTCCCTGTTAAATCCAAATTTTTGGGTTCTTTTAGGAGGCAGACACAGAAAGTCGCTGTTCGTCaccagacaggaggaggaggaggagaaggaggaggaggaggagctgcaggagcagCGATCCAGGTGAGAATCTCCTCTGAGGCTTCATCACTTCCTCTTTAAAGCTTCATAAAAACACCTGTATCTTAAGCTCCGCCCACCTGATGTGTGCAGGTCCGTCTCACAGCCTGGAGGacgatgaggatgaggaggagtctgaggaggaggaggaggaaggagaaggcaggaagaggaggaggtccGACAGCTACTCCCTAACGTTTGACGACAGCCTGTCCTGGTGTGTGATTGGAGGACTGGTAGGAGGGCGGGACAGAGGCAGCAGCCATTCATCGGACTCCCACAGCACAGTGAGCATcacgaacacaaacacacctgagcaGGTTAATTAACGCAGCGCTGGTTTCTAACGAGGATTCTGTGTTCAGTCGGGGAGGTCGGAGGTCACCGTCGCAGCTTCAGACTCCGACAGCGACAATTTCAGCGTCGAGTTCGAGGTCGAGTCGGTGGATTCAGACGATTATAACGAAGACGACGCTTCTCTCTCTGCAGACGATCAGgtaaaaactcatttttatcAGCAACAAAACCAAtttaaagaccaaaaccaacaaagaaTGTCTGCTACAGAGATAAATTACTGTCAAAGTGCAACGTGTGCTCTAATCCGCCACAGAAAATAGTCCCAAACTAAATCCTTGTTCCTGCCAGTTTGGgtaatttttgctaaaaatgatgttttaaaatgaatttagtAAAGATTTATATTGTCAGTAGGAAGCTCTGCTGcagaatataaaataaatatgttggttttggacttttcaggggatttgttgacatttctattattcatgttgtcattaattTAGACCTAGATTAATGGATTTTTTGTAGCCAATCACATTTAAGCAACTCTGTTCAACACCTGAGAGGATTATTAAGAACAGTTCATGACATCAGACCTGATGAAACAGATCCTCACTACGTTTTTAAACCTCACAGCAACAGTATAgctttaaaccaggggtgtcaaacatgcggcctccggcccaaaaccggccctccagagggtccaatcaggccgcaggacgactttgtaaagagtaaaactTATAGAGAAgactgtaaattagtaaaactataaattaaaaataatttctagaccatgacaagttgttttcatcataaatactagattgctcgttgttgttttgttgttctgtgtctcatttttgtaacattttgtcttgtttttgatgttttttttgtctgacttttgtcgtttgtctcatgtttatgtcattttgtgtttcctttttgtctcgcttgtgttttttttcttatttttttcattttgtgttttgctttattcgttgttttgtggttttttttgtcttgcttgtgttttctagtttttggtcgttttgtttctcgctttcgtcatttttattctcatttttgtcgtttgtccatttttttatcacatttttttgtcattttgtgtctcatttttgtaatattttgtcttgtttttgttgttttttgtcttttttaatctgGCTGTTATCATATTGTTCCAGATATCAGttactaaatgttgtgttcctttgtcgacactctgtgatctggaagttgtaatgtttcaatgataaactgaggctgaatgttgttgaaattgaatttatttttcttaagaaatttcaggttgttcgtaatgttttgtaaaaagataattccttaaatgtggacatttttgcactaaaacaaaggaaacatgttgtagttgtggttatttatagactgttgtgctgttattttactggtccggcccactggagatcaaactgggctgaatgtggaacctgaactagaatgaattTGACTCCCCTGGTTTAAACAGTGCTGTTTGCTGAAgccagctgctgtttgtttactgTTCTTGAGGAAAATAAAACGCAGTTATCAGGAAAACGTTCATCTTGTTACCTGAACCAAAAGAACAAAGGAGGCTTAAAACaaatcagctgcagcttttgtCTCAAACCGAGGCGttaaacatgtagaatattAAAATAGAAGACTAGTGTATCTGCGCTaaactcacctgtctgtctgtccaggtGTACGAGGTCACCATCTTTGAAGCCGAGGATGACGACTCCTTCGATGAAGACACAGAGATTTCTGAAGCTGTGAGTCCAAACTCTGATAGAACAAAAGCTCATTTCACAACCGCACTTCTGTCCGACACTTTTCTGTAAGAGTCCCGGCGGTAATCTTAAAGTTACGACCTTTTCTGggaaatttctgtcatttttaacacaatTCTGAACAACAGTTTTCATTCGTTACTTGTTCATACAGTGAAAAAGTTAGTGTGGAGCCCTGAATCTTACTGGACACAACATTTCCTGAtgtccctaaacgcctcacagtgcaggctgtgttcagacaggtgtgtgagcTGAAGTGACTCCTCCTGTCATTGTAATTGAATGTAATGCATCTTTTCTTCCACCGGTTCAGTCGCCGTCTTCCTGCCTGCACCTGCTCTCTGATAACCAGGTGTGTCTAAGTCTCCACCAGCTGCCTCCTACTTAAGATACAAACTGCTTCAGACTTTATTCCACTGTGCTTAACACCGTAGCTTTTTGGTTGCAGTCTGGAGCCTTTAGAttgataaaaacattcattaaaaatagaaaaagccATAATTAAAGAGAGTGACGAGATTGTGAAACTACAGTGGCTTTAACAGACATTAGTGTAAAAGTGACCGTTAACGTGTGAATGTCTTTAACAGACTGAAGAAGCAGTGATGTTTTTTATGGTATATGTGAAACTATTGACTTATTGTGGCTCTAAGGCTGTGTTCTCCCTGCAGGACTACTGGCGCTGTATGAAGTGTGACGAGCTCAACCCTCCTCTACCCAGAAACTGTCAGCGCTGCTGGACTCTGCGTCAGGATTGGCTGCCCGAGGTGTCCGTCAACCTCGCCTCCTCCAGTCCTAAAGCCCTGCCCACAAAGCCAAGCAAACAATCAGCTGCCAAACAGGCTCCAGGTGAGTTTTAGTTTAGTCCAGGTAGTAGTTTTATGTGGGTCACTGCTCCATCCAGTGAGATATAAATAACACAGTGAGGCTAGTATTTATTGAAGAAcctttatttgacatttaacttAATGTCTTAATGTCTTAAACTGTCTCTGAAAACTGACAAAGGTAGAGTTTTCTCTGAAAGCTGTAGGTAAAGTATTCCAGTTTGTTTAACCTTTAATAGATAAGGCATTCTGTGCAAAGGAGGACTTTCTAAATTTTAGTAACGTCTGTTGTGGAAGCAGCAGCCAAAGTCCAAATAAAAACCAGACACCCAGAAAAAGCTTCACCATCACATCGTCGGTCCCtaggcagaaaaaaacagtgaaacatgggACAATAgctcacaataaaagcacattataAAAAGTACACAGAAGTTGTGAGTCAAactgtttgtcttgtttgttctgcatgtttgtggtcctgatttgttgaatttgttttcattgttttatgatAAAGGACTTACTACCTTTAGTTTAAATGAAGTTCTTATTAAACTGTCTTACTGTTGTGTTTCTCGTCTCCTGAAGGTTCTGACGTCGAGGAGACTGAAGGAGTTGATGTTCCAGATGGGAAAAGAGCTAAAACTCCTGTCCAATCCCAGTGTGTGTCAGACTCCACCTCCTCTGCTCCAAACTCCCAGGATCTCTTCTCagaaccttcctcctcctcctcctcctcacaggAGAAGCTCTGGACTCCCGACTCTCAGCCGTCATCCTCCATGGACTCCCAGGAGCTCCTCCCATCCTCGCCTCCTGCTCCGTCGTCGGTCCCAGATCTGGAGCGCAGCGTGTCGGCCGAGTGGCGGCTGCCGGACTCGTGTCTGGACCCCTGCCTCATCTGCCAGTCCCGGCCCAAGAACGGCTGCATCGTCCACGGCCGGACCGGACACCTCATGTCCTGCTACGTCTGCGCCAGGAAGCTGAAGAAGAGGAACAAGCTGTGTCCGGTCTGCAGGCTGCCCATCCAGTCCGTGGTCCTCACCTACCTCAGCTGAGACCCCCGGTGGTCCTCAACCCGCAGACAGCAGATAATGAAGGTCTAGTGTTCCTGCAGGACACAGATCTAACCCAGTTCCATAGATTTACATTTACCAAACACCAGTTTGGTCCGTAGGCACATCTTGAAGGCTTCGGACACATGCACAACCCTTTtacaatcatttttattttaatttctaaaaATAGAGATCTAAAATATAGAAAACCAGCAGTTACCTATTAAATTGCGCTTGAAagtaaaaatcattaaatatttttctgccTCAGCTGAACTTGCTCACACACTCCTGAGTCATCTAAGCTCAGATGACcagaatgttttgtgtttagtttctctaaaaatgagcaaataaacATTCTGATGTCTGCTCTCtttgaaaatgttgctttaaatcTCGTTCCAACTTCTGGCAACGCTTTATTTTACCGGCGTTTCAGTTCTTTCAAAGAAAGAAGTAAATTTCCATGTATAATTTATCAGCCGTGTAATATACGAGTATATTGGAACATTtctctattttctgttttattggtaCCAAATGCTGTCTTGTTTAATTTGCAGGAAATTTCCTAGAAAGTTACTGCCGTTAAAATAAAGCGTGAGCCaagaacagttttatttattatttgtttatttaagaTGCTTGAGTTTATTTAAGACGCTTTTCTAAGAGCTCTTGAAATGACAATAAGAATAAGAAGTGGAgatttctaatgttttctgtgaaactgattaaagtttatgatcTCATCGTTAACCTGTCGGTCatttttctggattttaaacactataaagttatttttctctttgtgtatttatatttgGAGGTAATTGTGCTTCGGGTTTGGGCCTACAGTTCCCATAATGCTTTGGGAACATCAACAGGAAATAAGAGTTACAGCTTGTTCAGGTAAAGCCTATTTTCGTTTACATTTTGGCAAATTGGTGAAATGAAATCAGTgctgtatatttatttactgaagTACAACTTTGAGGTACTTTAcgtgagtatttccattttctgctactttatGTCCTTCCActgcatttatctgacagctttagttactttcaAGATTAAAATCTGACTTTAAAATTCAGCACATTAAGTCAGTGGTTTCCTAG
This is a stretch of genomic DNA from Amphiprion ocellaris isolate individual 3 ecotype Okinawa chromosome 21, ASM2253959v1, whole genome shotgun sequence. It encodes these proteins:
- the mdm2 gene encoding E3 ubiquitin-protein ligase Mdm2 isoform X1: MSADREVNADMADDNKLVRPKVEFCSLLQHAGATKDVFTMKEVMFYLGQYIIQKQLYDQKQQHIVHCSQDALGRVLGVDSFSVKEPRVLFAMITKNLVTVRTQESTTNSSEAHSNSQPDRGTEEADTESRCSSPDRRRRRRRRRRRSCRSSDPGPSHSLEDDEDEEESEEEEEEGEGRKRRRSDSYSLTFDDSLSWCVIGGLVGGRDRGSSHSSDSHSTSGRSEVTVAASDSDSDNFSVEFEVESVDSDDYNEDDASLSADDQVYEVTIFEAEDDDSFDEDTEISEASPSSCLHLLSDNQDYWRCMKCDELNPPLPRNCQRCWTLRQDWLPEVSVNLASSSPKALPTKPSKQSAAKQAPGSDVEETEGVDVPDGKRAKTPVQSQCVSDSTSSAPNSQDLFSEPSSSSSSSQEKLWTPDSQPSSSMDSQELLPSSPPAPSSVPDLERSVSAEWRLPDSCLDPCLICQSRPKNGCIVHGRTGHLMSCYVCARKLKKRNKLCPVCRLPIQSVVLTYLS
- the mdm2 gene encoding E3 ubiquitin-protein ligase Mdm2 isoform X2 gives rise to the protein MSADREVNADMADDNKLVRPKVEFCSLLQHAGATKDVFTMKEVMFYLGQYIIQKQLYDQKQQHIVHCSQDALGRVLGVDSFSVKEPRVLFAMITKNLVTVRTQESTTNSSEAHSNSQPDRGTEEADTESRCSSPDRRRRRRRRRRRSCRSSDPGPSHSLEDDEDEEESEEEEEEGEGRKRRRSDSYSLTFDDSLSWCVIGGLVGGRDRGSSHSSDSHSTSGRSEVTVAASDSDSDNFSVEFEVESVDSDDYNEDDASLSADDQVYEVTIFEAEDDDSFDEDTEISEADYWRCMKCDELNPPLPRNCQRCWTLRQDWLPEVSVNLASSSPKALPTKPSKQSAAKQAPGSDVEETEGVDVPDGKRAKTPVQSQCVSDSTSSAPNSQDLFSEPSSSSSSSQEKLWTPDSQPSSSMDSQELLPSSPPAPSSVPDLERSVSAEWRLPDSCLDPCLICQSRPKNGCIVHGRTGHLMSCYVCARKLKKRNKLCPVCRLPIQSVVLTYLS